Proteins encoded by one window of Pseudomonas coleopterorum:
- the surA gene encoding peptidylprolyl isomerase SurA: MNVKTKLCDLLRPVVLGAMLLGTTAHAAVQQLDRVVAIVDNDVIMQSQLDQRVKEVQQTIAKRGGSGGVPPASVLQQQVLERLIVENLQLQIGERSGIRITDEELNGAIATIAQRNNMSTEQFRAALAHDGLSYDDAREQVKREMIISRVRQRRVAERIQVSEQEVKNFLASDLGKMQLSEELHLANIQIQVPESASSAAIQAAAAKAEDIYRQLKQGADFNKLAIASSSSENALEGGDMGWRKPAQLPPPFDRMLSTMPVGDVTQPVRTPVGFIILKVLDKRGGGVQTVDEVHVRHILLKPSEIRSPAQTEELARKLYERIENGEDFATLAKNFSEDPGSALNGGDLNWVNPQSLVPEFRETMASTPVDSVSRPFQTQFGWHVLQVLGRRATDNTEQARDQQAMNVLRNRKYDEELQTWMRQIRDEAYVEIKLPGADQAAQ; encoded by the coding sequence GTGAACGTGAAGACCAAGCTATGTGATCTGCTGCGCCCAGTCGTGCTGGGCGCCATGCTGCTGGGCACCACGGCGCACGCCGCGGTGCAACAGCTGGACCGTGTCGTGGCCATCGTCGACAACGACGTGATCATGCAAAGCCAGCTGGACCAGCGCGTCAAGGAAGTGCAGCAAACCATCGCCAAGCGTGGCGGTAGTGGTGGCGTGCCTCCAGCCAGCGTCCTGCAACAGCAGGTGCTGGAACGCCTGATCGTCGAGAACCTGCAACTGCAGATCGGCGAGCGCTCCGGTATTCGCATCACCGACGAAGAACTCAACGGTGCCATCGCCACCATCGCCCAGCGCAACAACATGTCGACCGAGCAATTTCGCGCCGCACTGGCGCATGACGGCTTGTCGTATGACGATGCGCGCGAGCAGGTGAAGCGCGAGATGATCATCAGCCGCGTGCGTCAACGTCGCGTGGCCGAGCGCATCCAGGTGTCGGAGCAGGAAGTGAAGAACTTCCTCGCCTCGGACCTGGGCAAGATGCAGCTGTCCGAGGAACTGCACCTGGCCAACATCCAGATCCAGGTTCCGGAAAGCGCCAGTTCGGCGGCTATCCAGGCAGCGGCCGCCAAGGCCGAAGACATCTATCGCCAACTCAAGCAGGGTGCCGACTTCAACAAGCTGGCCATTGCCAGCTCGTCGAGCGAAAACGCCCTCGAGGGCGGCGACATGGGCTGGCGCAAGCCGGCGCAATTGCCACCGCCTTTCGATCGCATGCTGAGCACCATGCCGGTTGGTGATGTGACGCAGCCAGTGCGCACGCCTGTGGGCTTCATCATCCTCAAGGTGCTGGACAAGCGCGGCGGCGGCGTCCAGACCGTCGACGAAGTGCACGTACGCCACATTCTGCTGAAGCCGAGCGAGATTCGCAGTCCGGCGCAGACCGAAGAGCTGGCGCGCAAACTGTACGAGCGCATCGAGAACGGCGAAGACTTCGCCACCCTGGCGAAGAATTTCTCGGAAGATCCGGGCTCGGCACTCAACGGTGGCGACCTGAACTGGGTCAACCCGCAGTCGCTGGTCCCCGAGTTCCGCGAAACCATGGCGTCGACCCCAGTGGACTCCGTCTCGCGTCCATTCCAGACGCAGTTCGGCTGGCACGTTCTGCAGGTACTCGGCCGCCGCGCGACCGATAACACCGAGCAGGCCCGCGATCAGCAGGCAATGAACGTGTTGCGTAACCGCAAATACGACGAAGAGCTGCAGACCTGGATGCGCCAGATCCGCGACGAAGCCTACGTTGAAATCAAGCTGCCTGGCGCCGACCAGGCCGCACAGTGA
- the pdxA gene encoding 4-hydroxythreonine-4-phosphate dehydrogenase PdxA, with protein sequence MTPKRFALTPGEPAGIGPDLCLLLAAQPQPHPLIAITSRDLLAERAAQLGLAVSLLEVDADALPDHPAPAGSLYVWDTPLGAPVRTGELDAANAAFVLQTLTRAAQGCLDGRFAGMITAPVHKGVINDGGIAFSGHTEFLADLTATEQVVMMLATGDLRVALVTTHLPLRDVADAITAERLERVTRILHADLQGKFGLARPRILVCGLNPHAGEGGHLGREEIDIIEPTLERLRTEGMDLRGPLPADTLFTPKYLQHCDAVLAMYHDQGLPVLKYKGFGAAVNVTLGLPIIRTSVDHGTALDLAGTGKVDTGSLRVALDTAYRMAETL encoded by the coding sequence GTGACACCCAAGCGTTTCGCGTTGACGCCCGGCGAGCCGGCGGGCATAGGTCCTGACCTGTGCCTGCTGCTCGCCGCGCAGCCCCAGCCTCATCCCCTGATAGCCATCACCAGTCGTGACCTGCTCGCCGAGCGGGCCGCGCAACTGGGGCTGGCCGTCAGTCTGCTGGAAGTCGATGCCGACGCCCTCCCCGACCATCCTGCGCCCGCTGGCAGCCTGTACGTATGGGATACGCCGCTGGGCGCGCCTGTGCGCACAGGTGAGCTGGATGCGGCCAATGCCGCGTTCGTGCTGCAGACCCTGACCCGTGCGGCCCAAGGCTGTCTCGACGGCCGGTTCGCAGGCATGATCACCGCGCCGGTGCACAAGGGTGTCATCAACGACGGTGGCATCGCGTTTTCCGGACATACCGAATTTCTCGCCGACCTCACCGCGACCGAACAGGTAGTGATGATGCTGGCCACCGGCGATCTGCGCGTGGCGCTGGTGACCACTCACCTGCCGCTGCGCGACGTAGCCGACGCAATCACCGCCGAACGCCTGGAGCGGGTCACGCGCATTCTGCATGCCGACCTGCAGGGCAAATTCGGCCTGGCTCGCCCGCGCATCCTGGTCTGCGGCCTCAACCCGCACGCCGGCGAGGGCGGCCACCTGGGTCGCGAAGAAATAGACATCATCGAGCCCACCCTGGAGCGTCTACGCACCGAGGGCATGGATCTGCGCGGGCCGCTGCCCGCCGATACCCTCTTCACTCCCAAATACCTGCAGCATTGCGACGCGGTGCTGGCGATGTACCACGACCAGGGCCTGCCCGTACTCAAGTACAAGGGCTTTGGCGCAGCGGTCAACGTCACCCTCGGGCTGCCGATCATCCGCACCTCCGTGGACCATGGCACCGCCCTCGACCTGGCCGGGACCGGCAAGGTCGATACCGGCAGCCTGCGCGTCGCCCTCGACACCGCCTATCGAATGGCCGAGACACTTTAA
- the rsmA gene encoding 16S rRNA (adenine(1518)-N(6)/adenine(1519)-N(6))-dimethyltransferase RsmA: MTEQYQHRARKRFGQNFLHDAGVIDRILRSIHAKPGEHLLEIGPGQGALTEGLLGSGAQLDVVELDKDLVPILNQQFAGRDNFRLHQGDALKFDFTSLGAEPATLRVVGNLPYNISTPLIFHLLHNAHLIRDMHFMLQKEVVERMAAGPGGGDWGRLSIMVQYHCRVEHLFNVGPGAFNPPPKVDSAIVRLVPHTTLPHPAKDHRLLERVVREAFNQRRKTLRNTLKALLPNEAIEAAGVDGSLRPEQLDLAAFVRLADQLAERSDAL, encoded by the coding sequence ATGACCGAGCAATACCAACACCGGGCGCGCAAGCGCTTTGGTCAGAACTTTCTTCATGACGCCGGCGTTATCGACCGCATCCTTCGCTCGATCCATGCCAAGCCTGGTGAACACCTGCTGGAAATCGGACCGGGCCAGGGTGCGCTGACCGAAGGACTGCTGGGCAGCGGTGCGCAACTGGACGTCGTGGAACTGGACAAGGACCTGGTGCCCATTCTCAATCAGCAGTTCGCAGGCCGTGACAACTTCCGTCTGCACCAGGGCGACGCGTTGAAGTTCGACTTCACCAGTCTGGGTGCCGAGCCCGCTACCCTGCGCGTAGTCGGCAACCTGCCGTACAACATTTCCACACCGCTGATCTTCCATCTGCTGCACAACGCCCATCTGATTCGCGACATGCATTTCATGCTGCAGAAGGAAGTGGTCGAGCGCATGGCTGCAGGGCCTGGCGGTGGCGACTGGGGTCGTCTGTCGATCATGGTTCAGTACCACTGCCGCGTCGAACACCTGTTCAACGTCGGACCCGGTGCGTTCAATCCACCGCCCAAGGTCGATTCGGCCATCGTGCGACTGGTGCCTCATACCACCCTGCCTCACCCGGCCAAGGATCACCGCCTGCTCGAGCGTGTCGTCCGCGAAGCGTTCAACCAGCGCCGCAAGACCTTGCGCAATACCCTCAAGGCATTGTTGCCCAATGAGGCAATCGAAGCCGCTGGCGTCGATGGCAGTCTGCGTCCCGAACAGCTGGACCTGGCGGCTTTCGTACGTCTGGCAGACCAACTGGCCGAACGAAGCGACGCCCTCTGA
- the apaG gene encoding Co2+/Mg2+ efflux protein ApaG has translation MSDPRYQIDVSVVTRFLPEQSQPEQHRFAFAYTVTVLNNGQLPARLLSRHWVITDGDGKVEEVRGPGVIGQQPLIAAGASHTYSSGTVMATTVGNMQGSYQMQAEDGKKFDAVIAPFRLAVPGALH, from the coding sequence ATGTCCGATCCTCGCTATCAGATCGACGTCAGCGTCGTAACCCGTTTCCTGCCCGAACAGTCTCAACCCGAGCAGCACCGCTTTGCCTTCGCCTACACCGTGACTGTGCTCAACAACGGACAACTGCCGGCTCGCCTGCTATCACGTCATTGGGTGATCACTGATGGCGACGGCAAGGTCGAAGAAGTCCGTGGGCCTGGCGTGATCGGCCAGCAACCGCTTATTGCTGCGGGTGCGAGCCACACCTACTCAAGCGGTACGGTCATGGCCACCACCGTGGGCAACATGCAGGGCAGCTACCAGATGCAGGCCGAGGACGGCAAGAAATTCGACGCTGTGATTGCGCCGTTTCGTCTTGCGGTGCCAGGAGCCCTGCACTGA
- a CDS encoding symmetrical bis(5'-nucleosyl)-tetraphosphatase has translation MAVYAVGDLQGCLEPLKCLLQRVAFDPTKDTLWLVGDLVNRGPSSLETLRYLYAIRESVVCVLGNHDLHLLAVAHNAERLKRGDTLREILEAPDGPQLLDWLRRQKLLHYDEQSNTVLVHAGIPPQWSLRKALRLAAEVEAALGDDNLFQPYLDGMYGNEPNKWDKSLQGAARLRVITNYFTRMRFCTADGKLDLKGKEGADTALPGYAPWFAHKERKTRDLKIIFGHWAALEGRCDAPGVFALDTGCVWGGAMTLLDVDSGVRLSCQCTDQGEAMAPESTPAVDFPPPGDKR, from the coding sequence ATGGCGGTGTACGCAGTCGGTGACTTGCAAGGCTGTCTGGAACCCCTCAAGTGCCTGCTGCAACGGGTCGCCTTCGACCCGACGAAAGACACCTTGTGGCTGGTGGGTGACCTGGTCAACCGCGGACCGAGTTCGCTGGAAACCCTGCGCTATCTGTATGCCATACGCGAGTCGGTGGTCTGCGTGCTGGGCAACCATGACCTGCACCTGCTGGCGGTAGCCCACAACGCCGAACGACTCAAGCGTGGCGATACTCTGCGCGAGATTCTCGAAGCGCCAGACGGCCCGCAACTACTGGACTGGCTGCGCCGCCAGAAGCTGCTGCACTACGATGAGCAAAGCAATACCGTTCTGGTTCATGCCGGGATTCCGCCCCAGTGGTCGCTGCGCAAGGCGCTGCGTCTGGCTGCCGAAGTCGAGGCAGCCCTGGGTGACGACAACCTGTTCCAGCCCTATCTGGATGGCATGTACGGTAACGAACCGAACAAATGGGACAAGTCATTGCAAGGCGCCGCTCGTCTGCGTGTGATCACCAATTACTTCACCCGCATGCGCTTCTGCACCGCCGACGGCAAGCTCGACCTCAAGGGCAAGGAAGGCGCCGACACCGCGCTGCCCGGTTACGCGCCCTGGTTCGCGCACAAGGAGCGCAAGACCCGCGACCTCAAGATCATCTTCGGCCATTGGGCGGCCCTGGAAGGTCGTTGCGACGCGCCGGGCGTGTTCGCGCTCGACACCGGTTGCGTATGGGGCGGCGCGATGACCCTGCTCGACGTTGACAGTGGCGTGCGCCTGTCATGCCAATGCACCGACCAGGGCGAGGCAATGGCGCCCGAATCGACGCCTGCGGTGGATTTCCCTCCCCCTGGCGACAAACGCTAG
- the glpE gene encoding thiosulfate sulfurtransferase GlpE, with product MTEFQRIPPQQAHSLREQGAVVVDIRDPQTFAASHITDSTHLDNHSLHDFIKAADLDKPLVVVCYHGNSSQSAAAYLVSQGFSDVYSLDGGFELWRTTFPGETSQA from the coding sequence ATGACCGAATTCCAACGCATCCCTCCGCAACAAGCCCACAGCCTGCGCGAACAGGGCGCCGTGGTGGTCGACATCCGCGATCCCCAGACCTTCGCGGCCAGCCACATCACCGACTCCACGCACCTGGACAACCACTCGCTGCACGATTTCATCAAGGCGGCCGACCTGGACAAACCGCTGGTCGTGGTCTGCTACCACGGCAACTCCAGCCAGAGCGCCGCCGCCTATCTGGTCAGCCAAGGATTCTCCGACGTCTACAGTCTGGATGGTGGCTTCGAGCTGTGGCGCACTACCTTTCCGGGCGAAACCAGCCAGGCCTGA
- a CDS encoding PrkA family serine protein kinase — MSIFSHFQQRFESTRQEELSLQEYLELCKKDRSTYASAAERILMAIGEPELLDTSTNSRLSRIFSNKVIRRYPAFEDFHGMEECIDQIVSYFRHAAQGLEEKKQILYLLGPVGGGKSSLAEKLKQLIEKVPFYAIKGSPVFESPLGLFNATEDGAILEEDFGIPQRYLSTIMSPWATKRLAEFGGDISQFRVVKLYPSILNQIAVAKTEPGDENNQDISALVGKVDIRKLEEYPQNDADAYSYSGALCRANQGLMEFVEMFKAPIKVLHPLLTATQEGNYNSTEGLGAIPYSGILLAHSNESEWHSFRNNKNNEAFIDRIYIVKVPYCLRVSDEIKIYDKLLFNSSLSKAHCAPDTLKMLAQFTTLSRLKEPDNSNIYSKMRVYDGENLKDTDPKAKSIQEYRDTAGVDEGMNGLSTRFAFKILSKVFNFDPHEIAANPVHLLYVLEQQIEQEQFPAEVRERYLRFLKEYLAPRYIEFIGKEIQTAYLESYSEYGQNIFDRYVLYADFWIQDQEYRDPETGEILNRVALNEELEKIEKPAGISNPKDFRNEIVNFVLRARANNNGKNPTWLSYEKLRVVIEKKMFSNTEDLLPVISFNAKASKEDQQKHNDFVTRMVERGYTDKQVRLLSEWYLRVRKSQ, encoded by the coding sequence ATGAGTATTTTTAGCCACTTCCAACAACGCTTCGAATCCACACGCCAGGAAGAGCTCTCATTACAGGAGTACCTCGAGCTGTGCAAAAAGGACCGTAGCACCTACGCCTCCGCCGCCGAGCGGATACTGATGGCGATCGGGGAGCCCGAATTGCTCGATACATCGACCAATTCCAGGCTGTCGCGCATCTTTTCCAACAAGGTGATCCGGCGCTACCCCGCCTTCGAAGACTTCCATGGCATGGAGGAATGCATCGACCAGATCGTGTCGTACTTCCGCCATGCCGCGCAGGGTCTGGAAGAAAAGAAACAGATCCTGTACCTGCTCGGACCGGTCGGTGGCGGCAAGTCATCGCTGGCCGAGAAGCTCAAACAGTTGATCGAGAAGGTGCCGTTCTACGCCATCAAGGGCTCACCGGTGTTCGAGTCGCCCCTGGGGCTGTTCAATGCCACCGAGGACGGCGCGATCCTGGAGGAAGACTTCGGCATTCCGCAGCGCTACCTGAGCACCATCATGTCGCCTTGGGCGACCAAGCGCCTGGCTGAATTCGGCGGCGACATCAGCCAGTTCCGCGTGGTCAAGCTCTACCCTTCCATCCTCAACCAGATCGCCGTGGCCAAGACCGAGCCGGGGGACGAGAACAACCAGGACATTTCCGCGCTGGTGGGCAAGGTGGATATCCGCAAGCTCGAGGAATACCCGCAGAACGACGCCGACGCCTACAGCTACTCCGGTGCCCTGTGCCGGGCCAACCAGGGGCTGATGGAGTTCGTCGAGATGTTCAAGGCACCGATCAAGGTGCTCCATCCGTTGCTGACCGCCACTCAGGAAGGCAACTACAACAGCACCGAGGGCCTGGGCGCGATCCCCTACTCCGGCATCCTGCTGGCGCACTCCAACGAATCGGAATGGCACAGCTTCCGCAACAACAAGAACAACGAGGCGTTCATCGACCGGATCTACATCGTCAAGGTGCCGTACTGCCTGCGGGTGAGCGACGAGATCAAGATCTACGACAAGCTGCTGTTCAACAGTTCGCTGTCCAAGGCTCATTGCGCGCCCGATACCCTGAAGATGCTCGCCCAGTTCACCACCCTGTCGCGGCTCAAGGAGCCGGACAACTCCAACATCTACTCCAAGATGCGCGTATACGACGGCGAAAACCTCAAGGACACCGATCCCAAGGCCAAGTCGATCCAGGAGTACCGCGACACAGCAGGTGTGGACGAAGGGATGAATGGTCTGTCGACGCGCTTCGCGTTCAAGATCCTGTCCAAGGTGTTCAACTTCGATCCACACGAAATCGCCGCCAACCCGGTGCACCTGCTCTATGTGCTGGAGCAGCAGATCGAGCAGGAGCAGTTCCCCGCCGAGGTGCGTGAGCGCTACCTGCGTTTCCTCAAGGAATACCTGGCCCCACGCTATATCGAGTTCATTGGCAAGGAGATCCAGACCGCGTACCTGGAGTCCTACAGCGAGTACGGCCAGAACATCTTCGACCGTTATGTGCTGTACGCCGATTTCTGGATTCAGGATCAGGAATACCGCGATCCGGAAACCGGAGAAATCCTCAACCGTGTGGCTCTCAACGAAGAACTGGAGAAGATCGAGAAGCCGGCCGGCATCAGCAACCCTAAGGATTTCCGCAACGAGATCGTCAACTTCGTGTTGCGCGCCCGCGCCAATAACAATGGCAAGAACCCGACCTGGCTCAGCTACGAGAAGCTGCGCGTGGTGATCGAGAAGAAAATGTTCTCCAACACCGAGGACCTGCTTCCGGTCATCAGCTTCAACGCCAAGGCCAGCAAGGAGGACCAGCAGAAGCACAACGACTTCGTCACTCGCATGGTCGAGCGCGGCTATACCGACAAGCAGGTGCGCCTGCTGTCCGAGTGGTATCTGCGGGTCAGGAAGTCGCAGTGA
- a CDS encoding YeaH/YhbH family protein gives MSYVIDRRLNGKNKSTVNRQRFLRRYRDHIKKAVEEAVGRRSITDMEHGEQISIPGRDIDEPVLHHGRGGKQTVVHPGNKEFTAGEHIARPQGGGGGGKGPGKAGNSGEGMDEFVFQITQEEFLEFMFEDLELPNLVKRNLSGTDTYKTVRAGISNEGNPSRINIIRTLRSAHARRIALSGSSRAKLKAAKLELERLKIEEPDNFGDIQALMGEIEKLSARIHRVPFLDTFDVKYNLLVKHPNPSSKAVMFCLMDVSGSMTQATKDIAKRFFILLYLFLKRNYDKIEVVFIRHHTSAREVDEEEFFYSRETGGTIVSSALKLMQEIMAARYPTNEWNIYAAQASDGDNWNDDSPICREILTKQIMPFVQYYTYVEITPREHQALWYEYERISESFADTFAQQQLVSAGDIYPVFRELFQRRLAT, from the coding sequence ATGAGCTATGTGATCGACCGACGCCTCAATGGCAAGAACAAGAGCACGGTGAACCGCCAGCGATTTCTGCGGCGTTACCGTGACCACATCAAGAAGGCTGTGGAAGAAGCGGTCGGCCGCCGCTCCATCACCGACATGGAACACGGCGAGCAGATCAGCATTCCCGGTCGAGACATCGACGAACCGGTGCTGCATCACGGCCGTGGTGGCAAGCAGACCGTGGTGCACCCCGGCAACAAGGAGTTCACGGCCGGTGAACACATCGCTCGCCCCCAAGGCGGTGGCGGTGGCGGCAAAGGGCCTGGAAAGGCGGGCAACTCCGGCGAGGGCATGGACGAGTTCGTGTTCCAGATCACCCAGGAAGAATTCCTCGAATTCATGTTCGAAGACCTCGAACTGCCCAACCTGGTCAAGCGCAACCTCAGCGGTACCGACACCTACAAGACGGTGCGCGCCGGGATCAGCAACGAGGGCAACCCCTCACGCATCAACATCATCCGCACCCTGCGCTCCGCCCACGCGCGGCGCATCGCGCTCTCGGGCAGCAGCCGCGCCAAGCTCAAGGCGGCCAAGCTCGAACTCGAACGCCTGAAGATCGAAGAGCCAGACAACTTTGGTGACATCCAGGCCCTGATGGGGGAAATCGAGAAGCTCAGCGCCCGCATCCATCGAGTGCCCTTCCTCGACACCTTCGACGTGAAGTACAACCTGCTGGTCAAACACCCCAACCCAAGCTCCAAGGCGGTGATGTTCTGCCTGATGGACGTGTCCGGCTCCATGACTCAGGCAACCAAGGACATCGCCAAGCGGTTCTTCATCCTGCTGTACCTGTTCCTCAAGCGTAACTACGACAAGATCGAGGTGGTGTTCATCCGTCATCACACCAGCGCCCGCGAAGTTGACGAAGAAGAATTCTTCTACTCTCGCGAGACGGGCGGCACCATCGTTTCCAGCGCGTTGAAACTGATGCAGGAAATCATGGCGGCGCGCTACCCGACCAACGAATGGAACATCTATGCCGCCCAGGCCTCGGACGGCGACAACTGGAACGACGACTCGCCCATCTGTCGGGAAATCCTCACCAAGCAGATCATGCCGTTCGTGCAGTACTACACCTATGTGGAGATCACGCCGCGCGAACATCAGGCGCTGTGGTACGAATACGAGCGCATCAGCGAGTCGTTCGCCGATACGTTCGCCCAGCAACAGCTGGTGTCGGCCGGGGATATCTATCCGGTCTTCCGTGAACTCTTCCAGCGCAGGTTAGCGACATGA
- a CDS encoding SpoVR family protein, with protein MTAREQKRQPISTGSEWTFELIQTYDREISRIAERYALDTYPNQIEVITAEQMMDAYASVGMPLGYHHWSYGKHFLSTEKSYTRGQMGLAYEIVINSDPCIAYLMEENTICMQALVVAHACYGHNSFFKGNYLFRTWTDASSIIDYLVFAKSYIMKCEERHGIDAVEDLLDSCHALMNYGVDRYKRPYPISAEEERRRQADREEHLQRQINDLWRTIPKGADKNREEDNARFPAEPQENILYFIEKHAPLLEPWQREIVRIVRKIAQYFYPQRQTQVMNEGWATFWHYTLMNDLYDEGLVTDGFMMEFLQSHTSVVFQPGFDSPYYNGINPYALGFAMYRDIRRMCEHPDDEDRRWFPEIAGSDWLSTIKFAMSSFKDESFILQYLSPKVIRDLKLFSIMDDDQRDELLVPAIHDENGYRTIRETLAAQYNLGNREPNVQIWSIDRRGDRSLTLRHQQHDRKPLGESTEEVLKHLHRLWGFDIHLETLQGDQLVKTHHVPPRNEHTDGSHGRADLNVVHL; from the coding sequence ATGACCGCCAGAGAGCAGAAGCGTCAACCCATCTCCACGGGCTCGGAATGGACGTTCGAGCTCATCCAGACCTATGACCGGGAAATCAGCCGCATCGCCGAGCGCTATGCGCTGGACACCTACCCCAACCAGATCGAGGTGATCACGGCCGAGCAGATGATGGATGCGTATGCTTCGGTCGGCATGCCGCTGGGCTATCACCACTGGTCCTACGGCAAACACTTTCTCAGTACCGAGAAGTCCTACACGCGCGGTCAGATGGGGTTGGCCTACGAGATCGTCATCAACTCCGATCCGTGCATCGCCTACCTGATGGAAGAGAACACCATCTGCATGCAAGCGCTGGTAGTGGCTCACGCCTGCTATGGGCACAACAGTTTCTTCAAGGGTAACTACCTATTCCGCACCTGGACCGACGCCAGCTCGATCATCGATTACCTGGTGTTCGCCAAGTCCTACATCATGAAGTGCGAGGAACGCCATGGGATCGATGCCGTGGAAGACCTGCTCGATTCCTGCCACGCCCTGATGAACTACGGCGTCGACCGCTACAAGCGTCCGTATCCGATTTCCGCCGAGGAGGAACGTCGCCGCCAGGCCGACCGCGAAGAACACCTGCAGCGCCAGATCAACGATCTATGGCGCACCATCCCCAAAGGCGCCGACAAGAACCGCGAGGAGGACAACGCCCGGTTCCCGGCCGAACCGCAGGAGAACATCCTGTACTTCATCGAGAAACACGCGCCGCTGCTCGAGCCGTGGCAACGCGAGATCGTCAGGATCGTGCGCAAGATCGCGCAGTACTTCTACCCCCAGCGCCAGACCCAGGTGATGAACGAAGGCTGGGCGACGTTCTGGCATTACACCCTGATGAATGACCTCTACGACGAGGGCCTGGTCACCGACGGCTTCATGATGGAATTTTTGCAGTCGCACACCAGCGTAGTGTTCCAGCCGGGTTTCGACAGCCCTTACTACAACGGTATCAACCCCTATGCGCTGGGTTTTGCCATGTACCGGGACATACGGCGCATGTGCGAACACCCGGACGACGAGGACCGCCGCTGGTTTCCCGAGATTGCCGGCAGTGACTGGTTGTCGACGATCAAGTTCGCCATGAGCAGCTTCAAGGATGAGAGTTTCATCCTGCAGTACCTGTCGCCCAAGGTCATCCGCGACCTGAAGCTGTTCAGCATCATGGACGACGACCAACGTGACGAACTGCTGGTGCCCGCGATCCACGACGAGAACGGCTATCGCACGATCCGCGAGACCCTGGCGGCGCAATACAACCTGGGCAACCGCGAGCCCAACGTGCAGATCTGGAGCATCGATCGACGCGGTGACCGCTCATTGACCCTGCGCCATCAGCAACACGACCGCAAGCCGCTGGGTGAATCCACCGAGGAAGTGCTCAAGCACCTGCACCGTTTGTGGGGCTTCGACATCCATTTGGAGACGCTGCAGGGCGATCAACTGGTCAAGACGCACCACGTGCCGCCGCGCAACGAGCACACGGACGGCAGCCATGGGCGGGCGGACCTCAACGTCGTGCACCTCTGA
- a CDS encoding multifunctional CCA addition/repair protein codes for MKIYEVGGAVRDRLLGIPVTDIDRVVVGASAERMLADGYRPVGSDFPVFLHPQTGEEYALARTERKSGRGYGGFVFHASPDVTLEEDLSRRDLTINAMAEDDEGRIIDPYGGQQDLHDRLLKHVSPAFIEDPLRVLRVARFAARYAGLGFRVAEPTLQLMRQLSESGELLALTAERSWKEISRALLEAHPHVFIQVLRDCGALEQLLPEVDALFGVPQPPAHHPEIDTGVHTLSVLEQAARHEQPLTVRWACLLHDLGKGTTRPSEWPRHIAHEQRGVKLIKAVNERFKVPKDCQELAVLVGEYHTHGHRALELKPSTLLELLQNFDVYRRPQRFEEFIMACEMDARGRLGFEGREYPQADYLRGAAAAARGVAVQPLVAQGFKGQALGEALKRARLEVLKEYKAGV; via the coding sequence ATGAAGATCTATGAAGTGGGCGGCGCGGTGCGCGATCGCCTTCTGGGTATACCCGTCACCGACATCGATCGCGTGGTCGTGGGTGCCAGCGCCGAGCGAATGCTCGCTGACGGGTACCGGCCAGTCGGCAGCGATTTCCCGGTGTTTCTGCATCCGCAGACCGGCGAAGAATATGCCCTGGCGCGTACCGAGCGCAAAAGCGGCCGCGGCTACGGTGGTTTCGTGTTCCATGCCAGCCCGGACGTCACCCTTGAAGAGGACCTGTCGCGGCGCGACCTGACCATTAATGCCATGGCCGAGGACGACGAAGGTCGGATCATCGACCCCTACGGTGGCCAGCAAGACCTGCATGACCGCCTGCTCAAGCACGTCTCCCCCGCCTTCATCGAAGATCCCCTGCGCGTACTGCGAGTCGCGCGTTTCGCTGCCCGCTATGCCGGACTGGGTTTTCGAGTGGCCGAACCGACCTTGCAACTGATGCGTCAGCTGAGCGAATCGGGCGAGTTGCTGGCCCTGACAGCCGAACGCAGCTGGAAGGAAATTTCCCGGGCGCTGTTGGAAGCGCACCCACACGTGTTCATTCAGGTGCTGCGCGACTGCGGAGCGCTGGAACAATTGCTCCCCGAAGTGGACGCGTTGTTCGGCGTACCGCAACCGCCTGCTCATCATCCGGAGATCGACACCGGGGTGCATACCTTGAGCGTGCTGGAACAGGCCGCGCGGCATGAGCAACCACTGACCGTGCGCTGGGCGTGTCTGTTGCATGATCTGGGCAAGGGCACCACGCGACCCAGCGAGTGGCCGCGGCATATCGCTCACGAGCAGCGCGGCGTGAAGTTGATCAAGGCGGTCAACGAGCGCTTCAAGGTGCCCAAGGATTGCCAGGAGCTGGCGGTGCTGGTCGGTGAATACCATACCCATGGGCATCGGGCTCTGGAGCTCAAACCGTCGACCTTGCTGGAACTGTTGCAGAACTTCGACGTGTACCGGCGTCCCCAGCGCTTCGAGGAGTTCATCATGGCGTGCGAAATGGACGCGCGTGGACGGTTGGGATTCGAGGGGCGAGAGTACCCTCAGGCGGATTATCTGCGCGGTGCGGCTGCGGCGGCGCGGGGTGTGGCGGTTCAGCCGCTAGTTGCTCAAGGGTTCAAGGGGCAGGCGCTGGGTGAGGCGTTGAAACGGGCACGGTTGGAGGTGTTGAAGGAGTATAAGGCGGGCGTTTGA